In Fusarium oxysporum f. sp. lycopersici 4287 chromosome 12, whole genome shotgun sequence, one DNA window encodes the following:
- a CDS encoding amine oxidase: MTAASPHPFDPLSPEEISRASRIVRPHFGGHDPNFRVITLLEPAKKEMITYLEKEHLNQPIDHAPTRHARVEASIKAETEGNHLFELIVDLDTDKVVKKQHVEGKHSYIDTDYMKAVEAACLANEEVQALIKTLDLPAGATVVVEPWAYATDGMNDMTHRVSMCWFYVRLLENPNANYYAYPLDVCAEVSESLRVMKVYRLPTTPDERANNEKRPFDRRRVHSAATSEYHPDLRPNPRTTTKPLHVTQPEGPSFHIEGNRLTWEKWELRVGFNYREGLTLHDVRYDGRSLFYRLSLAEMFVPYGDPRAPYPRKAAFDLGNDGAVLRRLSQYVIGEPLKLPNVVCCHEQDDGILWKHTNFRTNVPVVTRSRILVLQTIITVTNYEYIFAWHFSQDASIFYEVRATGILSTAPTSIDHKGTYLYGNIVAPGVLAPYHQHLFSLRIDPTIDGHANSLVVEESKPLPIDDPAVHNPFGVGYVTESQTVEEEGGFDLDFTKARTFKFVNENKINPITGTPVGFKLMPFYSQMLLAHPESFHAKRSEFAEHAVWVTRYEDNDHFPAGKYTMQSAGGDGLASVIARRRNTGVTHSVRNEDIVIWHTFGSTHNPRIEDWPVMPSEKMMVGLKPVNFFSGNPGLDVAPSTQEKNKSVLYTGEEKKDPGCCASKL; the protein is encoded by the exons ATGACCGCTGCATCGCCTCATCCGTTTGACCCTCTGTCGCCCGAGGAGATTTCGAGG GCTTCACGCATCGTGCGCCCCCACTTTGGCGGTCATGACCCCAACTTCCGTGTCATCACTCTTCTCGAGCCCGCCAAGAAGGAAATGATCACTTATCTCGAAAAAGAGCACCTCAATCAACCCATTGACCATGCGCCAACTCGCCATGCTCGGGTGGAGGCTTCCATCAAAGCCGAAACCGAAGGGAATCACCTTTTTGAGCTTATCGTCGATCTTGACACTGACAAAgttgtcaagaagcagcatGTTGAAGGGAAGCATTCTTACATCGACACTGATTACATGAaagctgttgaagctgctTGTCTCGCCAATGAAGAGGTCCAGGCTCTGATAAAGACTCTTGATCTCCCTGCAGGCGCGACTGTTGTCGTTGAACCGTGGGCTTATGCGACGGATGGAATGAACGATATGACTCATCGAGTCAGCATG TGCTGGTTCTATGTACGGCTGTTGGAGAACCCCAATGCGAACTATTACGCTTATCCTTTGGATGTATGCGCCGAGGTATCCGAGTCTCTTAGGGTCATGAAAGTTTACCGTctaccaacaacaccagACGAAAGAGCAAACAACGAGAAAAGGCCATTTGATCGCCGAAGAGTCCACTCTGCTGCCACTAGCGAATACCATCCCGACTTGCGACCAAACCCCAGGACTACTACCAAGCCACTACATGTAACTCAGCCCGAAGGTCCTTCATTCCATATCGAAGGCAATCGTCTGACCTGGGAGAAATGGGAGCTCCGAGTTGGCTTCAACTACCGAGAGGGTCTCACTCTCCATGACGTTCGATATGATGGACGAAGCCTGTTCTATCGCCTTTCGTTGGCTGAGATGTTCGTACCATACGGCGATCCACGAGCCCCATATCCACGAAAGGCTGCATTCGACCTTGGTAATGATGGCGCCG TACTTCGACGCTTATCACAATACGTCATCGGCGAGCCTCTGAAGTTGCCCAATGTTGTCTGCTGTCACGAACAAGATGACGGAATTCTTTGGAAGCATACCAACTTCCGCACGAATGTTCCGGTCGTAACTCGTTCTCGAATTTTGGTCCTGCAGACTATAATAACTGTGACCAACTACGAGTATATCTTTGCCTGGCACTTTAGTCAAGATGCTTCCATCTTCTATGAGGTTCGGGCAACAGGCATTCTCTCCACTGCGCCAACCTCTATAGATCACAAGGGGACGTATCTTTATGGAAATATCGTGGCACCCGGAGTTCTCGCACCATATCATCAGCATCTTTTCAGTCTTCGCATTGACCCTACAATTGACGGCCATGCCAACTCACTCGTGGTTGAAGAGTCCAAGCCACTTCCCATCGATGATCCAGCCGTTCATAATCCTTTCGGCGTAGGCTATGTGACCGAGAGTCAAACGGTCGAAGAGGAAGGAGGCTTTGATCTTGACTTTACGAAAGCGCGTACCTTTAAATTCGTCAACGAGAATAAGATTAACCCCATCACCGGTACGCCAGTCGGCTTCAAGCTTATGCCCTTCTACAGCCAGATGCTTCTCGCGCACCCTGAATCCTTCCATGCCAAGCGCTCGGAGTTTGCGGAGCATGCGGTGTGGGTGACCAGGTATGAAGACAACGATCATTTCCCTGCGGGTAAATACACGATGCAATCAGCCGGAGGCGACGGCTTGGCGTCTGTAATTGCGAGGCGCCGAAACACCGGAGTTACTCATTCCGTGAGGAATGAGGATATTGTCATTTGGCATACTTTCGGCTCCACTCATAACCCGCGTATTGAGGATTGGCCTGTTATGCCGAgtgagaagatgatggttggGTTGAAGCCGGtgaacttcttctctggaaATCCGGGGTTGGATGTTGCTCCTTCCACACAGGAGAAGAATAAAAGTGTCCTTTATACAggagaggaaaagaaagaccCTGGGTGCTGTGCTTCAAAGCTGTAA
- a CDS encoding hypothetical protein (At least one base has a quality score < 10): MNFMDRVSIGNARLYGLEEELGLTRDQFQICVSILFVTYCLFETPSNLIIKKLQPARYIAGLVFFWGIVAICTGFVNNFGSMVACRLLLGFFEAGLFPGIMLYLTTFYHKKHISLRNAYFYSISAISGAVGGLVALGIGELDNWDGPQEGAAGWRAWRWILTINGIPTVLTAVFIPWILPNTPATAKFLTEEDRQNLLDLRAAEIGQTTSGQEMHKEDVIAGAKDWTIWALSIAQYCSHSVLYSFSVFLPTIIKQMGQWTDKQVQGLTVPVYAVGFVTYLICANISDRTQQRGLFCIGGGLTMIVGYILLIANQSTAMSYAGCFIVAIGLWTGSGSGMAWITVNQPRYGKRAFASGIFITIGNSAGVAAPFLFSNEYEPHYRPGYGASIGMLALAVCIHTAVYLHFKRLNKRKLSGQEDWRMEGKTEEEIAELGEHNPRYLYTL; the protein is encoded by the exons ATGAACTTCATGGATCGAG TTAGTATCGGCAACGCTCGTCTCTATGGTCTCGAGGAGGAACTTGGCCTCACAAGAGATCAATTTCAAATCTGCGTGTCGATTCTCTTTGTTACCTACTGT CTGTTTGAAACTCCCTCCAACCTtatcatcaagaagctgcaGCCTGCACGATACATTGCCGGTCTCGTTTTCTTCTGGGGTATTGTGGCCATTTGCACAGGTTTCGTCAACAACTTTGGCTCAATGGTTGCTTGCCGCCTGCTTCTCGGTTTCTTTGAGGCTGGTCTCTTCCCAGGCATCAT GCTGTACCTGACCACCTTCTATCACAAGAAGCACATCTCACTTCGCAATGCGTACTTCTATTCCATCTCTGCCATCTCCGGAGCCGTTGGTGGTCTCGTTGCCCTCGGTATCGGTGAGCTCGACAACTGGGATGGCCCTCAAGAGGGTGCTGCCGGATGGCGAGCCTGGCGATGGATTCTCACTATCAACGGTATCCCCACCGTCCTGACAGCCGTTTTCATCCCCTGGATCCTGCCAAACACTCCCGCAACCGCCAAGTTTCTCACTGAGGAGGACCGACAGAACCTCTTGGACCTGCGAGCAGCGGAGATTGGTCAAACAACATCTGGTCAGGAGATGCACAAGGAAGACGTCATCGCTGGAGCCAAGGACTGGACCATTTGGGCTCTCTCCATTGCTCAATACTGTAGTCACTCAGTCCTTTACAGCTTCAGTGTCTTCTTGccaaccatcatcaagcaAATGGGCCAATGGACCGACAAGCAAGTCCAGGGTCTCACAGTCCCTGTGTACGCCGTGGGCTTCGTCACCTATCTGATCTGTGCCAACATCAGTGACCGAACCCAACAGCGAGGACTTTTCTGCATTGGAGGAGGCTTGACTATGATAGTCGGCTACATTCTTCTGATTGCCAACCAAAGCACTGCCATGAGCTACGCTGGATGCTTCATTGTTGCTATCGGTCTCTGGACCGGCTCTGGATCTGGTATGGCTTGGATCACTGTCAATCAGCCGCGATATGGCAAGCGTGCCTTCGCTAGCGGTATCTTCATCACCATTGGAAACTCAGCTGGTGTTGCCGCCCCTTTCCTGTTCAGCAACGAATACGAGCCCCATTATCGTCCCGGCTACGGTGCCTCTATTGGCATGCTTGCCCTTGCTGTCTGCATTCACACTGCCGTCTACCTCCACTTCAAGCGTCTTAACAAGAGAAAGCTTTCTGGTCAAGAGGACTGGCGCATGGAGGGcaagactgaggaggagattgctgAGCTCGGCGAGCACAACCCTCGATACCTGTATACTCTCTAG